In Sinorhizobium fredii, one DNA window encodes the following:
- a CDS encoding sugar ABC transporter substrate-binding protein, with amino-acid sequence MKSVWKRLTLGAAALGIMITGAAVASAQEPTIIAVTHGQASDPFWSIVKNGITQAGKDSNVNIDYRAPETFDMVAMGQLIEAAVNQNPAGIVISNPDPDALGPAIEKAVAAGIPVISMNSGISAAEKLGIKLHVGQDEMTAGRKVGEKLKSLGLKHVLCVNQEVGNAALDQRCAGTEQGFEGGKVTVLPTTSDPAEIEAKIQAALTSDTSVDAVLGLSAPLVGERAVTVVEKMGVGDKVKVASFDLSSGFLQAVADGKALFAVDQQPYLQGYLPVTFLALNARYGTIPAGNVASGPSLVTSETAAQVIEKSSQGIR; translated from the coding sequence ATGAAATCTGTTTGGAAGAGACTCACCCTCGGCGCTGCCGCCTTGGGAATCATGATCACTGGCGCCGCTGTCGCGAGCGCGCAGGAGCCCACCATCATCGCTGTGACGCACGGGCAGGCGTCCGATCCGTTCTGGTCGATCGTGAAGAACGGCATCACGCAGGCGGGCAAGGATAGCAACGTTAACATCGACTATCGTGCCCCCGAAACCTTCGACATGGTAGCGATGGGGCAGCTCATTGAAGCCGCCGTCAATCAGAACCCCGCCGGGATCGTCATCTCCAATCCCGACCCGGATGCGCTTGGCCCGGCAATCGAAAAAGCCGTCGCCGCCGGCATTCCGGTCATATCCATGAACTCCGGCATCTCCGCCGCGGAAAAACTCGGCATCAAGCTGCATGTCGGCCAGGATGAAATGACCGCCGGTCGCAAGGTCGGCGAGAAACTGAAATCGCTTGGCCTCAAGCACGTGCTCTGCGTGAACCAGGAGGTCGGCAACGCCGCGCTTGACCAGCGCTGCGCGGGAACGGAGCAGGGTTTCGAAGGCGGCAAGGTGACAGTGCTGCCGACGACATCCGATCCGGCCGAAATCGAGGCGAAGATCCAGGCGGCCTTGACGTCCGACACGTCTGTGGATGCCGTGCTTGGTCTTTCGGCTCCGCTTGTCGGCGAGCGGGCAGTGACCGTCGTCGAGAAGATGGGGGTGGGCGACAAGGTGAAGGTTGCCTCCTTCGACCTCTCGTCCGGCTTCCTGCAGGCGGTCGCGGATGGCAAGGCGCTCTTCGCCGTCGACCAGCAGCCCTATCTGCAGGGCTACCTGCCCGTGACGTTCCTGGCGCTCAATGCGCGCTACGGCACCATCCCGGCCGGCAACGTGGCGTCTGGTCCTAGCTTGGTGACCTCCGAGACCGCGGCGCAGGTGATCGAGAAATCCTCCCAGGGCATCCGCTAA
- a CDS encoding amino acid ABC transporter permease, producing MASFDITFVAKYWQTLLMGLSLTLQFTAICIVSGALLGLVLALMSRSSNPFVRAAVRMYVELIRGVPVLILLFWIFFCLPVITGLEIGNFVSSTLALTLFMGAATCESFRSALKSIPPEQYDACTALGLTSKSRLLDVVVPLMVMRAIPNLLSNTVALFKESSLASAVGTVELMYIGQNIANSTARPIEVLTVVGILYFIVGFLLTRLVSLAETRVLSRLAT from the coding sequence ATGGCCAGTTTTGATATAACGTTCGTCGCGAAGTACTGGCAGACCCTTCTCATGGGGTTGAGCCTCACGCTTCAGTTCACCGCGATCTGCATCGTATCGGGCGCGCTGCTCGGACTTGTGCTGGCGTTGATGTCGCGCTCCTCGAACCCATTCGTTCGCGCTGCCGTCCGAATGTATGTCGAGCTCATACGCGGCGTCCCCGTTCTGATCCTGCTGTTCTGGATCTTCTTCTGCTTGCCGGTCATCACAGGCCTGGAGATCGGCAACTTCGTCTCGTCGACCCTTGCACTCACATTGTTCATGGGAGCAGCGACCTGCGAGTCATTTCGCTCCGCCTTGAAGTCAATTCCTCCTGAACAGTACGACGCCTGCACCGCTCTCGGCCTGACCAGCAAGTCGCGTCTTCTGGATGTCGTTGTTCCGCTGATGGTGATGCGGGCAATCCCGAATCTGCTGTCGAACACCGTTGCACTGTTCAAGGAGAGTTCGCTCGCCTCGGCCGTGGGCACGGTGGAGCTGATGTACATCGGTCAGAACATCGCGAACTCGACCGCGCGTCCCATCGAGGTTCTCACCGTTGTGGGGATTCTTTACTTCATCGTCGGCTTCCTGCTCACCCGCCTCGTTTCACTTGCGGAGACACGGGTGCTGAGCCGTCTCGCAACCTGA
- a CDS encoding hydroxypyruvate isomerase family protein, whose product MTAQKISPFPLAACAEMIWRDRPIEWRAARLKEMGFGVGLWNWPEHDLKKLEATGATFTIMNGYLTGRLTDDDGAAELLRTARETAQVGKRLGVQRLNLHGTGLGDRGLPVQPIEIVTGAMWLKARDTLCRVVDMAEEEGAIFTLENLNLPVDHPGVPFGRAEDTLALVSSVNHPRLRLNLDLYHAQIGEGNLIELCRKCLPWIGEIQVADVPGRCEPGTGEVNWSGIAKALNAMGYSGPIGMEAWAAGDPEAALEAFRTAFTI is encoded by the coding sequence ATGACAGCTCAGAAGATTTCTCCCTTCCCACTCGCAGCCTGTGCGGAAATGATCTGGCGCGACAGGCCGATCGAGTGGCGCGCCGCGCGCCTGAAGGAAATGGGTTTCGGCGTTGGTCTCTGGAACTGGCCGGAGCACGATCTCAAAAAGCTGGAAGCGACTGGCGCGACCTTCACGATCATGAACGGTTATCTGACGGGCCGTCTGACGGACGACGACGGTGCGGCAGAACTCCTCAGGACGGCACGCGAGACCGCGCAGGTTGGAAAGCGGCTCGGTGTTCAGCGGCTGAACCTGCACGGCACAGGCTTGGGCGACAGAGGCCTACCTGTCCAGCCGATCGAGATCGTCACCGGCGCGATGTGGCTGAAGGCGCGCGACACGCTCTGCCGTGTCGTGGATATGGCGGAAGAAGAAGGGGCCATCTTCACGCTCGAGAACCTCAACCTGCCGGTCGACCACCCCGGCGTGCCCTTCGGCCGCGCCGAAGATACGCTGGCGCTGGTCTCAAGCGTCAATCATCCGCGCCTCCGTCTCAATCTCGATCTCTACCATGCCCAGATTGGCGAGGGGAACCTGATCGAACTCTGCCGCAAGTGCCTGCCTTGGATCGGCGAGATCCAGGTGGCCGACGTACCCGGCCGTTGTGAACCCGGCACCGGCGAGGTCAACTGGAGTGGCATCGCCAAGGCGCTGAATGCCATGGGCTATTCCGGCCCGATCGGCATGGAAGCATGGGCCGCTGGCGACCCCGAAGCGGCGCTCGAAGCGTTCCGCACCGCATTTACCATCTGA
- a CDS encoding RidA family protein: MITRSLTNARMSQIVSFQNFVFLAGQVGEPGDEVAKQTRDTLAKIDALLGEANSSREHILRAEIWLDDMRDFAAVNEIWEEWMPSGHAPARASGEVRVGRPGLKVEILITAAQTQG; the protein is encoded by the coding sequence ATGATCACGCGCAGCCTCACCAACGCTCGCATGAGCCAGATCGTATCTTTCCAGAACTTCGTCTTCCTTGCGGGGCAGGTGGGCGAGCCAGGAGACGAAGTCGCCAAGCAGACGCGCGACACCCTTGCCAAGATCGATGCGCTGCTCGGTGAGGCGAATTCCTCTCGAGAGCACATACTCCGCGCCGAAATCTGGCTCGACGATATGCGCGACTTCGCTGCTGTGAACGAGATCTGGGAGGAGTGGATGCCGTCCGGACACGCACCCGCACGCGCATCCGGCGAGGTCCGGGTTGGTCGGCCGGGCCTCAAGGTCGAGATCCTCATCACGGCAGCGCAGACCCAGGGATAA
- a CDS encoding ABC transporter permease, producing the protein MTLANEQNGSVARPDERLKKVSTLTAILRRPELGAVAGLVLVTIFFLLTANPAMFTLAGVMNFMAPAAQLGILAIGAALLMIGGEFDLSIGSMVAFAGLVFGTALVVWQMPLSVAILVALACAVFIGVTNAQLTMRTGLPSFIVTLAFLFILRGLTLVGLKWASGGATQLRGMKEAAAGSPLAPLFSGDAFPGLFTWLAEAGIIDTFPNGAPRVPGIPVEILWFIAIALLATWILLRTRFGNWIFASGGDPRAARKSGVPVARVKTTLFVVTALCATLVAILTVLDAGSTDARRGFQKEFEAIIAAVIGGCLLTGGYGSAIGAFFGSIVFGMVLIGLTYTSIDQDWYLVFLGGMLLTAVVFNNVIRKRVTGER; encoded by the coding sequence ATGACACTAGCCAACGAACAAAACGGGTCTGTAGCCAGACCCGATGAGCGGCTGAAGAAGGTTTCGACATTGACCGCAATTCTACGGCGTCCTGAACTCGGCGCTGTCGCCGGTCTGGTGCTCGTCACTATCTTCTTCCTCCTCACCGCCAACCCCGCCATGTTTACGTTGGCGGGTGTGATGAACTTCATGGCCCCGGCTGCGCAACTCGGCATTCTCGCCATCGGCGCAGCCCTCTTGATGATTGGCGGCGAATTCGACCTTTCGATCGGCTCGATGGTCGCCTTTGCCGGTCTCGTCTTCGGCACGGCGCTGGTCGTTTGGCAGATGCCTCTCAGCGTCGCCATCCTCGTGGCGCTCGCATGTGCGGTTTTCATCGGCGTCACCAATGCGCAGCTCACCATGCGCACCGGCCTTCCGTCCTTCATCGTGACGCTTGCCTTCCTCTTCATCCTGCGCGGCCTGACGCTGGTCGGCCTGAAATGGGCAAGCGGCGGCGCGACCCAGCTTCGCGGCATGAAGGAAGCAGCGGCTGGTAGCCCGCTTGCCCCCCTGTTCTCCGGAGACGCCTTCCCCGGACTGTTCACCTGGCTTGCTGAAGCCGGCATTATCGACACCTTCCCGAACGGCGCACCGAGGGTGCCCGGCATTCCGGTCGAGATTCTGTGGTTCATCGCCATCGCGCTCCTTGCCACCTGGATCCTGCTCCGAACGCGTTTCGGCAACTGGATTTTCGCATCCGGTGGCGATCCGCGTGCAGCGCGCAAGTCGGGCGTGCCGGTAGCGAGGGTCAAGACCACGCTCTTCGTCGTCACCGCCCTTTGCGCCACGCTGGTCGCCATCCTCACCGTGCTCGACGCCGGCTCGACGGACGCCCGCCGCGGCTTTCAGAAAGAGTTCGAGGCGATTATCGCGGCTGTTATCGGCGGCTGCCTGCTGACCGGCGGGTACGGCTCCGCGATCGGGGCGTTCTTCGGATCGATCGTCTTCGGCATGGTGCTGATTGGGCTGACCTACACGTCGATCGACCAGGATTGGTACCTCGTTTTCCTCGGCGGCATGCTGCTGACCGCCGTCGTCTTCAACAACGTCATCCGCAAACGCGTCACGGGAGAACGCTGA
- a CDS encoding ATP-binding cassette domain-containing protein, giving the protein MSTSQTPLVEVRNLVKHFGSVIALNGVSMSVYRNEVLCLLGDNGAGKSTLINTLAGVHKPTSGDFLVEGQPRVFSGPRDALDAGIATVYQDLAMIPLMSVTRNFFMGREPLTGFGPFKRMNMDEADHVTRDEMFRIGIDVRDPQQAVGTLSGGERQCVAIARAVYFGAKVLILDEPTSALGVAQTSMVLKYINQVRAKGLGVIFITHNVRHAYAVGNRFTVLNRGKTLGTYAKNEIGIDELQNLMAGGKELQSLSEELGGTI; this is encoded by the coding sequence ATGAGCACATCTCAGACGCCCCTCGTCGAGGTCAGGAACCTCGTCAAGCATTTCGGCTCCGTCATTGCCCTCAACGGCGTGTCCATGAGCGTCTACCGCAACGAGGTTCTATGCCTGCTCGGCGACAATGGTGCGGGCAAATCGACCCTGATCAACACGCTTGCAGGCGTGCACAAACCGACTTCGGGTGATTTCCTGGTCGAGGGCCAGCCCCGCGTGTTTTCCGGCCCGCGCGACGCCCTCGATGCCGGCATTGCCACGGTCTATCAGGACCTTGCGATGATCCCGCTGATGTCGGTGACCCGCAACTTCTTCATGGGACGGGAACCCCTGACCGGCTTCGGCCCCTTCAAGCGCATGAACATGGATGAGGCCGACCACGTCACGCGCGACGAGATGTTCAGGATCGGCATCGATGTGCGTGACCCACAGCAGGCGGTCGGCACGCTTTCGGGCGGCGAACGGCAATGCGTGGCGATCGCCCGCGCAGTTTATTTCGGCGCCAAGGTGCTGATCCTCGACGAACCGACATCGGCGCTGGGCGTCGCCCAGACGTCGATGGTGCTGAAGTACATCAACCAAGTCCGAGCCAAGGGCCTCGGCGTGATCTTCATCACCCACAACGTTCGCCACGCCTATGCCGTTGGCAACCGCTTCACGGTGCTCAACCGCGGCAAGACGCTTGGGACCTATGCCAAGAACGAGATCGGCATTGACGAACTGCAGAACCTGATGGCCGGCGGCAAGGAGCTGCAGTCATTGTCGGAAGAACTCGGCGGAACGATCTGA
- a CDS encoding amino acid ABC transporter permease, translating to MQDLDFYFALSSGRQLLDGLWVTLYLTFWSNIIGLTCGFFLALVGVSHVRALRWLYTAYVEVFRCTPILLQIVWFFFCVPILFNVYWSGEFLGLLILGLNLTAFNAEAYRASIQGIPPAHHDAAIALGLGRRVTALHVILPQAARNAMPVLVTNAIGAFQQSALVALVGVADLMYQGKLLSTQTYRPIEAYTSVAIIYLVISVTFGQIAGFIERRNELYR from the coding sequence ATGCAAGACCTCGACTTCTACTTCGCGCTCTCGTCCGGACGCCAGCTGCTCGACGGCCTCTGGGTCACCTTGTACCTGACGTTCTGGTCGAACATCATCGGACTCACCTGCGGGTTCTTTCTGGCGTTGGTCGGAGTTTCCCATGTCAGGGCGCTGCGCTGGCTCTACACGGCCTATGTCGAGGTCTTCCGCTGTACGCCAATTCTGCTGCAGATCGTCTGGTTCTTCTTCTGCGTCCCGATACTCTTTAATGTCTATTGGTCAGGCGAGTTTTTGGGCCTGCTGATCCTCGGACTGAACCTGACTGCGTTCAACGCCGAGGCCTACCGGGCCAGTATCCAGGGAATTCCGCCTGCACACCATGACGCGGCGATCGCGCTTGGACTCGGCAGGCGAGTAACGGCGCTGCATGTCATCTTGCCCCAGGCTGCCCGCAACGCCATGCCCGTGCTTGTCACGAATGCTATAGGTGCATTTCAGCAGAGCGCCTTGGTCGCCCTCGTTGGCGTGGCGGATCTAATGTACCAGGGCAAGCTCCTTTCGACACAGACCTATCGCCCGATCGAAGCGTACACGAGCGTCGCGATCATCTACCTCGTGATATCGGTGACTTTCGGTCAAATCGCCGGGTTCATCGAGCGACGCAACGAACTTTATCGGTAG
- a CDS encoding substrate-binding periplasmic protein, translating to MKILNVIASAAIGGLMVFGVGSAHAQEPGFWQKIQSRGSLRCGAAVAPPHVMRDPASGQFSGVFIDLCKEIADVVGVKAEVIDTSWDNIVAGLQADRWDLSLALNRTSKRALAIAFTDSAWDYQVSIVHNKANPKIDASWKSLADFDKAGVTIAIMSGTAQEQILSTQIKNATLLRLPDSDATRLALMSRRADVLVDDADSNLLFTTKNGEDWVTVLPEPAIAKQGVGIGLPRNVTGADLAVINILFAEKIAKGEMKASVDKYVKQLLDQE from the coding sequence ATGAAAATTCTCAACGTGATAGCTAGTGCAGCGATCGGCGGCTTGATGGTGTTTGGAGTGGGCAGCGCTCACGCCCAAGAGCCTGGATTCTGGCAGAAAATCCAAAGCCGCGGATCCTTAAGGTGTGGAGCAGCCGTTGCTCCTCCACACGTAATGCGCGATCCTGCGTCCGGTCAATTTAGTGGCGTCTTCATCGATCTATGCAAGGAAATCGCCGATGTGGTTGGCGTTAAGGCAGAGGTGATCGATACTAGCTGGGACAATATCGTCGCTGGTCTGCAGGCGGATCGCTGGGATTTGTCCCTTGCCTTGAACCGTACGTCGAAGCGCGCCCTTGCGATCGCGTTCACGGACAGCGCATGGGACTACCAGGTATCCATCGTCCATAACAAGGCGAACCCGAAGATTGATGCGAGCTGGAAGAGCCTTGCCGACTTCGACAAGGCGGGGGTCACGATCGCGATCATGTCCGGCACCGCGCAGGAGCAGATCCTGTCGACGCAGATCAAGAACGCAACGCTGCTCCGGCTCCCCGACAGCGACGCCACCCGCCTGGCGCTCATGTCTCGTCGCGCGGATGTGCTCGTCGACGACGCGGACAGCAATCTTCTCTTCACGACCAAGAACGGCGAGGACTGGGTGACGGTTCTTCCAGAGCCTGCGATCGCTAAGCAGGGCGTTGGCATAGGTCTGCCGCGCAATGTGACCGGAGCGGATCTTGCCGTGATCAATATCCTATTCGCGGAGAAGATCGCGAAGGGCGAAATGAAGGCAAGCGTCGACAAGTACGTAAAGCAGTTGCTGGATCAGGAGTAG
- a CDS encoding Gfo/Idh/MocA family oxidoreductase, which yields MPTKPVNVGLIGAGRIGSFHGETVARRLVDAELVAIADPAPGAAAGLAAKLGVESSYTDVADLLAHPDLDAVIIATPARFHTNILVQAAEAGKAIFCEKPMALTLEDADRAIAAARSAGVPLQVGFNRRWDQAFAEGRAAIDAGKAGTPQLLRSLTRDPGPFGADPDRIPPWTIFYETLIHDFDTLLWLNVGARPVEVYAVADALVRPDFRDKGFLDTAVVTIRFDNGSVAVAEANFSALYGYDIRGEVFGSGGMVTMGDARRSSMTLFDKNGVSSETWRRDTDHFVHGYTAQLASFVTAVRRGEIPEGPTGIDARNALNIALACIESVSKKAAVALI from the coding sequence ATGCCCACCAAACCCGTCAATGTCGGTCTCATCGGCGCCGGCCGCATCGGTTCCTTTCACGGCGAGACCGTCGCACGCCGCCTCGTCGACGCCGAGCTCGTCGCCATCGCCGATCCCGCTCCAGGGGCTGCGGCCGGTCTCGCCGCCAAGCTCGGCGTCGAAAGCTCCTACACCGATGTCGCGGATCTCCTTGCCCACCCGGACCTCGATGCCGTGATCATCGCTACGCCGGCGCGGTTTCATACGAACATCCTCGTGCAGGCCGCCGAAGCCGGCAAGGCGATCTTTTGCGAGAAGCCGATGGCGCTGACCTTGGAGGATGCAGACCGGGCGATTGCGGCGGCACGCTCGGCCGGCGTTCCTCTTCAGGTCGGCTTCAACCGACGCTGGGATCAGGCCTTCGCGGAGGGGCGTGCCGCGATCGACGCCGGCAAAGCCGGAACGCCCCAGCTCCTGCGCTCGCTCACACGCGATCCCGGTCCTTTCGGCGCTGATCCCGACCGCATTCCGCCTTGGACCATCTTTTACGAGACGCTTATCCACGACTTCGACACGCTGCTGTGGCTCAACGTCGGAGCGCGCCCAGTGGAGGTCTATGCTGTAGCCGATGCTCTCGTCCGTCCCGACTTCAGGGACAAGGGCTTCCTGGACACCGCTGTTGTCACCATCCGGTTCGACAATGGATCCGTTGCCGTCGCAGAGGCAAACTTCTCGGCACTCTACGGCTACGACATCCGTGGCGAGGTCTTCGGCTCCGGCGGCATGGTGACCATGGGTGACGCGCGTCGTTCAAGCATGACCTTGTTCGACAAGAACGGCGTGTCGAGCGAAACCTGGCGTCGTGATACTGACCATTTCGTCCACGGTTACACAGCGCAGCTCGCGTCCTTCGTAACCGCGGTTCGTCGCGGCGAGATCCCCGAAGGACCGACCGGCATCGATGCGCGCAATGCGCTGAACATCGCGCTTGCCTGCATTGAGTCCGTCTCAAAGAAGGCAGCCGTCGCGCTGATATAA
- a CDS encoding MurR/RpiR family transcriptional regulator — protein MGRDIKAVVEMSEATKPPADVTELKGILASRALKIPKQLEQVARLALARPDVVAFGSARSIATACSVSPTTVTRLATALGFDSFRDFKLFFQQHLRRTANSESGGCF, from the coding sequence ATGGGGCGAGACATAAAGGCGGTCGTGGAGATGAGCGAGGCGACAAAACCTCCGGCTGACGTCACGGAGCTTAAGGGCATCTTGGCTTCAAGGGCCCTTAAAATTCCGAAGCAGCTCGAGCAGGTCGCTCGTCTGGCGCTCGCACGACCAGATGTTGTCGCCTTCGGCAGCGCCCGTTCGATCGCTACCGCGTGCTCTGTCTCTCCCACCACAGTCACACGTCTAGCTACCGCCCTCGGCTTCGACAGTTTCCGGGATTTCAAGTTGTTCTTTCAACAGCATCTAAGGAGAACTGCCAACTCCGAGTCCGGCGGTTGTTTTTGA
- a CDS encoding LacI family DNA-binding transcriptional regulator has product MRKRATAKEVAEAAGVSKWTVIRAFTPGASITAESKRRVLEAAEALNYSPNLLARSLATNLTHQIAVFVDDFANPHKLPFLEVLTERLQAEGLVAVLININRHFDHVHALLNADQRQVDAIILFGTAFRDETLRDRRLGPGLPPMFVLARDSQIEGVPAVACDAERALHEIVDYLHEKGYRRPGFMGGAKTLSTALGRRRHFIDCWRGKGVADVVELAAERYSAEEGADAVRKYLERTAAAERIDVLMCENDILALGAMDVVRSEFGLRVPEDVAVVGFDNLDLGASAAYDLTTYEQPKIEMMKAIVEMIMGQREAETVMLPGKLIVRGSA; this is encoded by the coding sequence ATGCGTAAGCGGGCAACGGCAAAGGAAGTCGCCGAGGCGGCGGGAGTCTCCAAGTGGACCGTGATCCGCGCCTTCACGCCCGGGGCGTCGATCACAGCGGAAAGCAAGCGCAGAGTCCTCGAAGCAGCCGAGGCACTCAACTACTCGCCCAATTTGCTGGCGCGCAGCCTGGCAACGAACCTCACCCACCAGATCGCGGTCTTCGTCGACGACTTCGCCAATCCGCACAAGCTCCCCTTTCTCGAGGTGCTCACGGAGCGGCTGCAGGCCGAAGGGTTGGTCGCCGTTCTCATCAACATCAATCGCCATTTCGACCATGTGCATGCGCTGCTAAATGCCGACCAGAGGCAGGTCGACGCGATTATCCTGTTCGGCACGGCCTTCCGAGACGAGACGCTCAGGGACAGGCGCTTGGGACCCGGGCTGCCGCCAATGTTCGTGCTCGCGCGGGACAGCCAGATCGAGGGAGTCCCCGCCGTGGCCTGCGACGCTGAACGCGCGCTGCACGAGATCGTCGATTACCTTCACGAAAAGGGGTATCGCCGTCCCGGTTTCATGGGCGGGGCGAAGACGCTGTCGACCGCACTCGGTCGACGTCGGCACTTCATCGATTGCTGGCGTGGAAAAGGCGTGGCCGATGTCGTCGAGCTTGCCGCGGAGAGATACAGCGCCGAGGAAGGTGCGGACGCCGTGCGCAAATATCTGGAACGTACTGCCGCCGCGGAGAGGATCGATGTTCTCATGTGCGAGAACGACATTCTTGCCTTGGGCGCAATGGACGTTGTCCGGAGCGAGTTTGGCCTACGAGTGCCTGAGGACGTGGCTGTCGTGGGTTTCGACAATCTGGACCTTGGCGCTTCTGCGGCCTACGACCTGACGACCTACGAACAGCCCAAGATCGAGATGATGAAGGCGATCGTTGAGATGATCATGGGACAGCGGGAGGCCGAGACTGTGATGTTGCCCGGCAAGCTAATCGTGCGAGGCTCCGCATAA
- a CDS encoding amino acid ABC transporter ATP-binding protein, translating to MNNRQSFIEVRDLHKSYGQGQVQVIKGLSLSMDNKDRVVVIGPSGGGKSTLLRCVMGLEQIDSGSISLEGKPYVKREAFEKRTAIDTSIRSSIGMVFQTYTLFPHLSVLQNLTLAPVKSRGVSKSVATERARALLHRFGLSAKANEYPNRLSGGQKQRVAIARALMLDPKLMLFDEVTSALDPELVSEVEQMIIELAENGLPMMIVTHDMWFARRVATRVIFCADGVIQEDATPQEFFQNPKNQRTRDFTENVLHAR from the coding sequence ATGAATAATCGGCAGAGTTTTATCGAAGTCCGTGACCTCCATAAGAGCTACGGGCAGGGGCAGGTGCAGGTCATCAAGGGCCTTTCACTATCGATGGATAACAAGGACAGGGTTGTCGTCATCGGCCCGAGTGGAGGTGGAAAGAGCACGTTGCTCCGCTGCGTGATGGGTCTCGAGCAGATCGACTCCGGCAGTATCAGCCTTGAAGGAAAGCCTTATGTCAAGCGCGAAGCTTTCGAGAAGCGAACCGCGATCGACACGTCCATCCGCTCCTCGATCGGAATGGTCTTTCAGACCTATACGCTGTTTCCGCATCTATCGGTGCTGCAGAACCTCACGCTCGCTCCGGTAAAGAGCCGCGGCGTCTCGAAATCGGTGGCAACCGAGCGCGCCCGCGCACTGCTCCACCGTTTCGGGCTGTCCGCAAAGGCGAACGAATATCCTAACCGTCTTTCGGGCGGCCAGAAGCAGCGAGTGGCCATTGCCCGAGCACTGATGCTTGATCCCAAGCTCATGCTCTTCGACGAAGTCACGTCGGCGCTCGACCCGGAGCTCGTCTCCGAAGTCGAGCAGATGATCATCGAGCTGGCAGAGAATGGTCTGCCGATGATGATCGTGACCCATGACATGTGGTTTGCAAGAAGGGTGGCAACCAGGGTCATCTTCTGCGCGGACGGCGTGATCCAGGAGGATGCCACGCCCCAGGAATTCTTCCAGAACCCGAAGAACCAAAGAACGCGAGACTTCACCGAAAACGTGCTTCACGCAAGGTAG